A window of Trichoderma atroviride chromosome 3, complete sequence contains these coding sequences:
- a CDS encoding uncharacterized protein (EggNog:ENOG41), with translation MPRARCKRKCVVVATSRAPKRNRTDPQYPPIVGEVLKINDHENHEEVVEERDGAELAAEEIRAVCEALIRQTFSAIGMDVDSYLACFNACVEKAISNAMVYATAWSKWGGYRDLLCKMAYVADLCQTTGKLHCPTAPAIVMAYTLLRICKVTTRAAGGLPRVMEICKTLECAAPAIRHYEDHPDVILRLPDSFEPPEEWPAMVYNNVTEQGGQVAKVDTGCLDIDKKHRGQLLLKLKDLEASDAVDSDQTYKVEVSRTVTRQEAQQVLQSIIEPLRELETPESSLFDHLTLPRLKVLPVGDKRLILWWIKDIKPEIFAEWRKETEQDIEQYQWTETVKGKLPETWADHPADTVFKRIEERAKTDPDPSNIKDLVLLKEIFKDQERQGMDPAFCQKMTQWMLRREHKADEQAATIAKLHKKLDLVDEQAAEQAAASAKVLKRLDLVLAKLGETSEPMTEDAESLLGDSLVDFTDAKSPLFINE, from the coding sequence ATGCCTCGAGCCCGCTGCAAGAGAAAATGCGTCGTTGTGGCCACGAGCAGAGCACCCAAAAGGAACCGCACCGATCCGCAATATCCACCAATTGTTGGAGAGGTCCTAAAGATCAACGACCACGAGAACCACGAAGAAGTtgttgaagagagagacggAGCTGAATTGGCAGCAGAAGAGATTCGAGCCGTCTGCGAAGCGCTCATCAGGCAAACGTTCAGCGCTATTGGGATGGACGTTGACTCGTACCTCGCCTGTTTCAATGCATGCGTCGAGAAAGCCATCAGCAATGCCATGGTCTACGCCACAGCATGGTCTAAATGGGGTGGTTACAGAGACCTTCTTTGCAAGATGGCTTACGTCGCCGATCTCTGCCAGACAACCGGGAAGCTTCATTGTCCAACTGCGCCAGCGATAGTCATGGCATATACTCTCCTCCGAATCTGCAAGGTTACGACAAGAGCAGCAGGCGGGTTGCCTCGCGTGATGGAGATTTGCAAGACGCTTGAATGTGCAGCGCCGGCCATTCGACACTACGAAGACCATCCAGATGTCATCTTGAGGCTGCCCGATTCCTTTGAGCCGCCGGAAGAATGGCCTGCAATGGTTTACAACAATGTTACGGAACAAGGAGGCCAAGTTGCAAAAGTGGACACGGGCTGTCTTGACATTGACAAGAAACATCGCGGTCAGTTActgttgaagctgaaggacTTGGAGGCATCCGACGCCGTGGACAGTGATCAAACGTACAAGGTCGAAGTCTCCCGCACGGTTACAAGACAGGAAGCACAGCAAGTGCTTCAAAGCATCATCGAGCCTCTTAGAGAACTTGAAACGCCTGAAAGTTCCCTTTTCGACCATCTCACGCTCCCACGCCTCAAGGTACTTCCAGTTGGCGACAAAAGGTTGATCCTTTGGTGGATAAAGGACATCAAGCCTGAGATATTTGCGGAATGGAGAAAAGAGACTGAACAAGACATTGAGCAATACCAATGGACTGAGACGGTCAAGGGAAAGTTACCGGAGACGTGGGCCGACCATCCAGCGGATACAGTCTTCAAGCGAATTGAAGAGCGGGCCAAGACAGACCCAGACCCTTCCAACATCAAAGACTTGGTACTTTTGAAAGAAATCTTCAAGGATCAAGAGAGACAGGGGATGGACCCAGCCTTCTGCCAAAAGATGACCCAGTGGATGCTGAGAAGGGAGCACAAGGCGGACGAGCAAGCGGCGACCATTGCCAAACTACacaagaagctggacttGGTGGATGAACAGGCGGCTGAACAGGCGGCAGCCAGTGCCAAAGTGCTCAAGAGGCTGGACTTGgtcttggccaagctgggcgAGACGTCCGAACCGATGACGGAAGACGCGGAGTCCCTCTTGGGCGATAGTCTGGTGGACTTTACCGATGCAAAGAGTCCCTTGTTTATCAATGAGTAA